The following are from one region of the Nymphaea colorata isolate Beijing-Zhang1983 chromosome 7, ASM883128v2, whole genome shotgun sequence genome:
- the LOC116257307 gene encoding NAC transcription factor 56, whose translation MNEVDKDEVLQQEQDLVMPGFRFHPTEEELVEFYLRRKMEGKRFSVELITFVDLYRYDPWELPALAAIGEKEWFFYVPRDRKYRNGDRPNRVTTSGYWKATGADRMIRNENLKPIGLKKTLVFYSGKAPKGIRSSWIMNEYRLPHHETERLQKAEISLCRVYKRPGGGEDRVQPPSIMPSTRLPFKKVAPSNSKESINILGGEKEEMPGRRQSVLGGRGDGNPSVAAVTAAAGMGGGGGRSNNAIGLTASGSLPSRANGLLACQIEIPAGTNQRAGDIFGGPAAHVDSLRLASCSSSAEAAATIKLQDQRDHVDGASGLLLRPRTLSFPLVHPAAIGGMQFASSSPPMAASLEEDIHRIVEYHHQCPESLSIFPNASHFQQSTSPQMALPSSLPSSLSVLAENPWTWNPIPDHTRDYRFRE comes from the exons ATGAACGAAGTCGACAAGGATGAAGTACTGCAGCAGGAGCAGGACCTGGTTATGCCAGGTTTCAGGTTCCACCCAACGGAGGAAGAGTTGGTGGAGTTTTATTTGCGTCGGAAGATGGAGGGTAAGAGATTCAGCGTGGAGCTCATTACCTTTGTGGACCTCTACCGCTACGATCCATGGGAGCTTCCAG CCTTGGCAGCCATTGGGGAGAAGGAGTGGTTCTTCTACGTGCCAAGAGATCGCAAGTATCGCAATGGAGACCGTCCGAACCGGGTGACGACGTCGGGCTACTGGAAGGCGACGGGTGCCGACAGAATGATCCGCAACGAAAACCTGAAACCAATTGGCCTCAAGAAGACGCTGGTCTTCTACTCAGGCAAAGCTCCCAAGGGCATCCGCTCCAGCTGGATCATGAACGAGTATCGTCTGCCCCACCATGAAACCGAGAGGTTGCAGAAg GCCGAAATCTCTCTCTGCCGGGTGTACAAGAGACCAGGAGGAGGCGAGGATCGCGTCCAACCACCATCTATCATGCCTTCGACCAGGTTGCCTTTCAAAAAAGTTGCACCAAGCAATTCAAAAGAAAGCATCAACATATTAGgaggagagaaggaggagaTGCCCGGGAGGCGTCAGTCAGTGCTGGGCGGTAGGGGCGATGGGAATCCTTCTGTTGCTGCTGTAACTGCTGCCGCTGGCATGGGTGGCGGCGGTGGTAGGTCAAATAATGCCATCGGCCTAACTGCTAGTGGAAGCTTACCTTCCCGTGCGAACGGATTGCTCGCTTGCCAAATTGAGATTCCGGCCGGCACCAACCAACGTGCTGGAGATATATTTGGCGGTCCTGCTGCCCACGTTGACTCGCTCAGATTGGCTTCATGTAGTTCATCGGCTGAAGCAGCAGCAACCATAAAGCTGCAGGACCAGCGGGATCATGTTGATGGTGCTTCCGGCCTTCTGCTGCGACCAAGAACCCTCTCCTTTCCTCTTGTCCATCCTGCAGCAATTGGCGGCATGCAGTTTGCTTCCTCGTCTCCTCCAATGGCGGCCTCTCTTGAAGAAGACATCCATAGAATAGTGGAGTACCATCATCAATGCCCTGAAAGTCTCAGTATTTTCCCCAATGCGTCCCACTTCCAACAGTCGACCAGTCCTCAAATGGCGTTGCCCAGCTCTCTACCCAGTTCCTTGTCAGTTCTAGCAGAGAACCCCTGGACGTGGAACCCCATTCCCGACCACACTAGAGATTATCGTTTCAGAGAATAA